One Candidatus Cloacimonadaceae bacterium genomic region harbors:
- a CDS encoding restriction endonuclease subunit S, translating to MSTKNNGNIMIQPHSEYAKATYLVLHQIPSEWNIIRAKNLFRCIDIRSETGEEELLTVSSKFGVIKRKCANVTMFKAASYKGYKLCWEGDLVINSLWAWMTGLGFSNYNGIVSTAYGVYRLHDRKINHPKYYNFLLRSIAYRWELMVRSKGVWISRLQLTNDSFLNIPMLNPPFYEQVQIARYLDYKNYQINKYIRIKKRQIELLKELKQVIINDAMTGKIDVRTGEPYIKYKDSGIDWLGMIPEEWIATRFRNVCYLQRGHDLSSDKFIKGEYPVMGSNGVIGYHNQFTTKAPNITVGRSGSTGKVNFVNEDFWAHNTALFVLHNHGNDWNWLYYFILNFDMAAVSEGSAVPTLNRNYIHKIHVSVPKRENQEDIASYIENVIDISMGAIKIIEDEITLIRELQTRLISDIVTGKLDVRDIEVPDIPEEELEPGLESDDEPLEESISVD from the coding sequence ATGTCTACAAAAAACAATGGTAATATTATGATTCAGCCGCATTCGGAGTATGCCAAAGCAACTTATTTGGTGTTACACCAGATACCTTCTGAATGGAACATCATACGAGCAAAGAACCTTTTTCGTTGTATAGATATCCGTTCTGAGACTGGTGAAGAAGAACTCCTGACTGTATCATCTAAATTTGGGGTTATTAAAAGAAAATGTGCTAATGTAACGATGTTTAAGGCTGCTTCCTATAAGGGCTACAAACTTTGTTGGGAAGGTGATTTGGTAATAAATAGCCTTTGGGCTTGGATGACAGGACTTGGTTTTTCTAACTATAATGGCATTGTTAGTACTGCTTATGGAGTGTACAGATTGCACGACAGGAAGATCAATCATCCCAAGTACTATAATTTTTTACTAAGATCAATAGCATATCGCTGGGAGTTGATGGTCAGATCAAAAGGTGTTTGGATATCAAGATTGCAATTGACCAATGATTCTTTTCTAAACATCCCCATGTTAAATCCACCATTCTATGAACAAGTACAAATTGCCCGGTACCTCGACTACAAAAACTACCAGATCAACAAATACATCCGTATCAAGAAGAGACAGATAGAGCTTTTGAAAGAACTGAAACAGGTGATCATTAATGATGCTATGACCGGCAAGATCGATGTCCGCACCGGGGAACCCTATATAAAATACAAAGACAGCGGAATTGACTGGCTGGGAATGATACCGGAAGAGTGGATTGCGACCCGATTTAGAAATGTGTGTTATCTTCAGAGAGGCCATGATTTATCCAGCGATAAGTTCATAAAAGGTGAATATCCAGTTATGGGTTCTAATGGAGTAATTGGGTATCATAACCAGTTTACAACGAAAGCACCTAACATAACCGTTGGTAGAAGTGGAAGCACGGGTAAGGTTAACTTTGTTAATGAAGATTTTTGGGCTCATAATACTGCGTTGTTTGTTTTGCATAATCATGGAAATGATTGGAATTGGTTATACTACTTTATCTTAAACTTTGATATGGCCGCAGTAAGTGAAGGTTCTGCTGTCCCCACCCTAAATCGTAACTATATACATAAGATACACGTATCTGTTCCAAAGAGAGAAAACCAAGAGGATATTGCTTCGTACATCGAAAATGTCATTGATATCTCAATGGGAGCTATAAAGATTATTGAAGACGAAATTACATTGATTCGAGAACTCCAAACTCGCTTAATCTCAGATATTGTAACCGGAAAGCTGGATGTTCGTGACATCGAAGTACCTGACATACCTGAAGAAGAGTTGGAACCTGGACTTGAATCAGATGATGAACCCCTTGAGGAGAGTATTAGTGTCGACTGA